CCACGGTCGTCCCCGGGTTCGGCGCCGCTTCCTGGACACGGTACACCAGTTCCGCCCCGGGCATGTCGATGCCGGTCGGAATGTTCATCATGGTGAATTCGCTCATCGGCCGGGAATCCAGCACCACCATGTCCTCGCCGGACTCCATCATCGCCTTCAGCTCCTCGGCGGAGACCGAGGGCGTGCCGTATTCGTGCTCGACGAACTCGCCGAACGCCTTGCTTGGGACGTAGAGGCCGCTGAACAGCTCCAGCCCCGCCGCCCCCCAGGCATTTACCCCGCCCTCGAGAATGGAGATATCGGCATAACCGAACCCGGCGAGCTTCGCGGCGGCGACCTCCGCCAGACCCTCGCCGCCGTCGCAGAGTGTGATCGGCGTGCCGAGCCGCGGCACAAGATCCGCGATCCGCAGCTCAAGCTGCCCGAGCGGAATGTTGCTCGCGAGCAGGATATGGTTGGAGCCGTAGGTCGCCTCGGGACGGACATCGATCAGGGCAATCTCGTTCGTGCCGTAGAGCGCGTCGCGCAGCTCTCTTGCGGTTATCGTGCGGGCCATGCCCTCCTCCCCTTCCATTTGTTTCTTTAGCTTGCTTCTTCCAGCGCGGATTCCGCTTCGAGCCACTCGGCCTCGACGCTTTCGATTTCCCGGTCCACGGCTTCCTTCTTCAGGATCACCTGCTTAAGATCCGCCGTCGGGCCTTCGTAGATTTTAGGATCGGCGAGCTGCTGTTCGAGCTTCGCCTTGCGTTCCGCGAGCTTCTCCAGCTTCTTCTCCGCCTCGCGGATCTTCTTGCGGATATCGGCCGTCTGCCGGCGACGTTCCGCGGAGTCCTGCCGGGCTTGCTTGCGGTCGTTTTTCTTCTCCGCCTCCTGGCCGGCATTTCCCGCACGTGCCGCACGCTCCTCCTGGCGCAGCCAGTCACGATAGCCGTCGAGATCCCCGTCGTATGGCTTCACGGTCCCGTTCGCGACCAGCCAGAGCCGGTCCACGGTAAGTTCGAGCAAACGTCGGTCGTGGCTGATCAGGATCACAGCGCCGGTATAGTCGTTCAGCGCCTGCACCAGCGCGTCGCGCGCGTCGATATCGAGATGGTTCGTCGGCTCGTCGAGAATCAGGATATGCGGGCTGTCATAGGTGATGAGCGCCAGCGTCAGCCGCGCCTTCTCGCCGCCCGAGAGATGCTTCGCCTTTGTCGTCTGCTTGTCCTGCACCAGCCCGACACCGCCGAGGCGCGCCCGAACCCTGTCCGCAGGCGCGTCCGGCATCAGCCGCGCCATCTGCTCGGCCGCCGTCGCCTCCGGATCCAGATCCTCGATCTGGTGCTGGGCGAAGAATCCGACCCGTAGCTTCGCGGTCCGATGCTCTTCGCCGTCGAACTTGGGAAGCCGTCCGGCGATCAGCTTCGCCAGGGTCGACTTGCCGTTGCCGTTGCGCCCAAGCAGACCGATCCGGTCGTCGCCGTCGATCCGGAACCCGAGCCCCTTCAGGATAGGTTTTCCGGCCTCGTATCCCACGCTTCCATTGTCGAAGGTCACCAGCGGCGGCGGCAGTTCCTCCGGGTTCGGAAAGGAAAAGCGCGTGGTCGGCTCGTTCACCGCATCCGGCAGCTTTTCCATCTTCTCGAGCGCCTTGATCCGGCTCTGCGCCTGACGGGCCTTTGACGCCTTGTAGCGGAAGCGCTCGATGAAGGATTCCATGTGCTTGCGCTGGGCGCTCTGCTTGGCGCGCTGCGCCTCGATCTGCGCCAACCGCTCCTCGCGGGTCTTCTCGAACCGGTCGTAACCACCCTGATAAAGCGTCAGCTTCAGGTTCTCGAGATGCAGGATCGCGTCGACGGCCTTGTTCAGCAGTCCGCGGTCATGGCTGACGATGACCAGGGTCTTCGGGTATTTCGCGAGATAGGATTCCAGCCAGACCGTGGCTTCGAGATCCAGGTGGTTGGTCGGCTCATCGAGCAGCAGGATTTCCGGCTCCGCGAACAGAACCGCGGCGAGCGCGACGCGCATCCGCCATCCGCCTGAGAAACTCGACATCGCCGCCGACTGCATTGCATCGTCGAAACCAAGTCCGGCCAGGATCGCCGCCGCGCGTGCCGGCGCCGCATGGGCGCCGATATCGGCGAGCCGGGTCTGCACCTCGGCGATCCGCATCGGGTCTTCCGTGGTCTCGGCCTCATGCAGCAGCCGCTCGCGTTCCTTGTCCGCGCGAAGCACGACCTCGAGTGGCGTGTCCGGTCCGCTCGGCGCTTCCTGGCTGACCATGCCGATCGGGTCCTCGACCCCGCGTCCGCCGCTGACGAGGATCTCGCCGCCGTCCGGATGGTATTCGTCGGTCAGTAGCTTCAGGAGCGTCGACTTGCCCGTGCCGTTCCGCCCGACGAGCCCGACCTTGTGGCCGTCGGGAATCGTGGCCGAGGCCGCTTCGAACAGGGTGCGGCCGGCAATGCGGAACGTCATGTCGGTTATCTGGATCATGGCACGCCTGATAGCACTTGCCTCGATGGACGCCAATCCCGCGCGAGCAGGCTTGCAAAAACAGCGGGAGCGGTAGAGGGTCGAAGGCAACAAAAGGTTCCCTCCCCCGTGTCTTCAAAAAAAGAAACCATCGTCGTCGGCGCTCAGCCGCTCAGCCCTTCCGCGACGCCGCTTCCTGTAAAGCCGGCCGAAGCCGAGACCGCTCCAAGGCTCGGATGGATGTACGGGGCAGCCTGCATGACCGGCGGCATTGGGCTCGTGACCCTGAATGACGGCATCGCAAAATGGCTGACGGCGGAATATCCGGTCGGGCAGGTCATCGCGTTGCGCGGTGTTCTCTTGCTGATCCTGCTGTTCGGCTTCGCCTTCACGACGGGACGGCGCGCCCAGTTGCGGGTGACCCGCTGGGATCTCCAGCTCACCCGCGCCTTCATCATCGTCGGCAGCACCTACAGCTTTATCTGGGCCCTGAAGCTGATGGCCATCGCGGACGCGACGGCGATCGCCTTCGCAGGTCCCATCGTGACCGCGGCCCTGGTCGTGCCGCTCCTCGGAGAGCAGGTCGGCTGGCGCCGCTGGACGGCGATCCTGGTCGGCTTCTGCGGCGTGCTCATCATGGTGAAACCGACACCGGCGACCTTCTCCACGGTGGCGCTCCTGCCCCTGCTGGCAACCGTGCTCGGCTCCTTCCGCGACATCGTCACCCGCAAGATGCACAAGACGGAAACCACCTTCTCCATGCTGGCGGTCGGCATGACCCTGGTCACGCTCTCGGGCTTCGCCAGCCTGGCCTTCGACGAGTGGAAGCCGGTCGGATGGGAGGAGGCCGGATTGCTGGCGGTCAGCAGCCTCTTCGTCGGCGCCGCCCAGTTCCTGATGATCGAGTCGTTCCGCTACAGCGAGGCCGGCTTCGTGACGCCGTTCAAATATACCAGCATCGTCTGGGCGGTTCTGATCGGCTTTGTCGTCTGGGGAAATATCCCGGATCTCTGGATCGTCAGCGGAACGGTGCTGGTGATCGGCAGCGGGCTCTACATCCTGCACCGCGAGCGGGTGCGCCGTGCCGAGGAAGCCGCGCGGTCAGACGGCTAGCTCACTGGCCTTTTTTGATATCCGCTTCGGCGCCACGAACCTGAATTCCCGCACCCCGGCAGACAGGGCATAGCAAGCGAGTTCGACCGCTTTCGGGATATCCAGCGGCTCGCCGTCGCGTTCGCCCTTTTCGTAATACTGGATCATGCGCCGTTTCAGCCCGAGGGCTTCGGCCATTTCCTTCTGCGACAGCTTCAGGAACTTGCGCAGTTTCTTGAACTCACCGGACGTCATGCCGCCTCCTTGGAAAGCGCATTATATGCGCTTTTCGACGGGAGGAAACTGTCATTCGAGTGCCGCCGGGATTGCTCCAGACGCTCAGGTCTCGGCCGGATTCCGAACCGTCGCCGGCCTCAGCGCTTCGGAATACGTTCGATAAAACTGCCGGAGAGCCGGGTTATCGGCCGCAAGATCGAGAGCCAGGCTCCGTGCCTCCTTCCCTTCGCCTCGCCGGCAATGATCGAGAAACGACGAATGCTTCTTTTGCAGCCGCTTAAAATTCGCCGTCGCTGCGAGTGCCGGTCCGCCCATCACGGCAAATATGTTCGCTGCACGGCTCCGCCCTTTGACCGTCACCGGCGCCAGCTCCAGAGCCGCCAGTCCCGGCGCATGGGCCAGCGTCTCCTCGCTAACGATCAGATCCGCGCCGAAAACCTTGCACTGGGATTCCAGACGCGAGGCCAGGTTCACCGTGTCGCCGATGGCCGTATAGTTGAAACGCCGGTCCGATCCCATGTTGCCGACGATGGCCTTGCCCGTATGAATGCCTATTCCGACGCGAAAGGCATCGTCCCCGCCGTCCGCTTTCCGCTCCGTATTTAGTTTGCGAACCGCCTCGAGCATCTCCAGCGCCGCGGAGACCGCGTTACGTGCGTGATCCGGATCGGCGATCGGCGCATTCCAGAATGCCATCAC
The nucleotide sequence above comes from Nisaea sediminum. Encoded proteins:
- a CDS encoding ABC-F family ATP-binding cassette domain-containing protein, producing MIQITDMTFRIAGRTLFEAASATIPDGHKVGLVGRNGTGKSTLLKLLTDEYHPDGGEILVSGGRGVEDPIGMVSQEAPSGPDTPLEVVLRADKERERLLHEAETTEDPMRIAEVQTRLADIGAHAAPARAAAILAGLGFDDAMQSAAMSSFSGGWRMRVALAAVLFAEPEILLLDEPTNHLDLEATVWLESYLAKYPKTLVIVSHDRGLLNKAVDAILHLENLKLTLYQGGYDRFEKTREERLAQIEAQRAKQSAQRKHMESFIERFRYKASKARQAQSRIKALEKMEKLPDAVNEPTTRFSFPNPEELPPPLVTFDNGSVGYEAGKPILKGLGFRIDGDDRIGLLGRNGNGKSTLAKLIAGRLPKFDGEEHRTAKLRVGFFAQHQIEDLDPEATAAEQMARLMPDAPADRVRARLGGVGLVQDKQTTKAKHLSGGEKARLTLALITYDSPHILILDEPTNHLDIDARDALVQALNDYTGAVILISHDRRLLELTVDRLWLVANGTVKPYDGDLDGYRDWLRQEERAARAGNAGQEAEKKNDRKQARQDSAERRRQTADIRKKIREAEKKLEKLAERKAKLEQQLADPKIYEGPTADLKQVILKKEAVDREIESVEAEWLEAESALEEAS
- a CDS encoding DMT family transporter translates to MSSKKETIVVGAQPLSPSATPLPVKPAEAETAPRLGWMYGAACMTGGIGLVTLNDGIAKWLTAEYPVGQVIALRGVLLLILLFGFAFTTGRRAQLRVTRWDLQLTRAFIIVGSTYSFIWALKLMAIADATAIAFAGPIVTAALVVPLLGEQVGWRRWTAILVGFCGVLIMVKPTPATFSTVALLPLLATVLGSFRDIVTRKMHKTETTFSMLAVGMTLVTLSGFASLAFDEWKPVGWEEAGLLAVSSLFVGAAQFLMIESFRYSEAGFVTPFKYTSIVWAVLIGFVVWGNIPDLWIVSGTVLVIGSGLYILHRERVRRAEEAARSDG
- a CDS encoding helix-turn-helix transcriptional regulator; the protein is MTSGEFKKLRKFLKLSQKEMAEALGLKRRMIQYYEKGERDGEPLDIPKAVELACYALSAGVREFRFVAPKRISKKASELAV